In one Betta splendens chromosome 14, fBetSpl5.4, whole genome shotgun sequence genomic region, the following are encoded:
- the slc8a2a gene encoding sodium/calcium exchanger 2a isoform X5 — MVATVTILDDDHAGLFTFGQPVLRVSESTGTLMVTVVRNSGSRGTVAVPYHTEDGSAKAGVDYEEAKGQLEFTNEQTSQTLQVCIINVKEYEKQENFFIVLEDPKWLKRGLSALLLNQGSPTPEEEEARRISELGKPSLGEHSRLEVIIEESCEFKKTVDKLLKDTDLAALIGSHSWREQFIDAVTVSAGDGDEGQEQRTPNCFDYFMHLLCIFWKILFACVPPTGYWNGWACFIVSISVIGVLTAIIGDLASHFGCTVGLRDSVTAVVFVALGTSLPDTFASKVAATQDQYADASVGNVTGSNAVNVFLGIGVAWSVAAIYWEVKGKAFRVDPGSLAFSVTLFTIFGFFSMGVLMLRRRPSIGGELGGPRVPRVLTSLLFFGLWFLYILFSSLEAYCHIQGF, encoded by the exons ATGGTGGCTACAGTCACTATTTTGGATGATGACCATGCTGGCCTCTTCACCTTTGGTCAGCCAGTTCTACGGGTGAGCGAGAGCACAGGCACACTGATGGTAACAGTGGTGAGGAACTCGGGTTCAAGGGGCACTGTTGCTGTGCCTTACCATACAGAGGATGGCAGTGCCAAGGCTGGTGTGGACTATGAGGAGGCCAAAGGGCAGCTGGAATTCACCAATGAGCAGACAAG TCAGACCTTACAAGTGTGCATTATAAATGTAAAAGAATATGAGAAGCAGGAGAACTTCTTCATTGTGCTTGAGGACCCCAAATGGCTGAAGCGAGGATTGTCTG CACTGCTGCTAAACCAGG GAAGCCCCACtcctgaggaagaagaagcccGGAGGATCTCTGAGCTGGGTAAACCCAGTTTAGGGGAGCACAGTAGACTAGAGGTCATCATAGAAGAGTCCTGTGAGTTCAAG AAAACTGTGGACAAACTCCTGAAGGACACAGATCTGGCTGCGTTAATCGGTTCTCACTCATGGAGAGAGCAGTTCATTGATGcagtcacagtcagtgcag GTGATGGCGATGAGGGACAGGAGCAGCGAACGCCCAACTGCTTTGACTATTTTATGCACCTATTGTGCATTTTTTGGAAGATTCTGTTTGCTTGTGTCCCACCCACTGGGTATTGGAACGGCTGGGCATGCTTCATAGTGTCAATCAGTGTCATTGGTGTCTTAACAGCCATTATTGGAGACTTAGCATCACATTTTGGCTGCACTGTAGGCCTAAGAGACTCTGTCACGGCAGTGGTCTTTGTCGCACTGGGGACTTCTCTACCAG aTACCTTTGCCAGCAAAGTAGCTGCAACTCAGGACCAGTATGCCGATGCATCTGTGGGAAATGTGACAGGAAGCAATgctgttaatgtgtttttggGCATAGGGGTGGCCTGGTCCGTGGCTGCCATATATTGGGAAGTCAAAGGTAAAGCTTTTCGCGTGGATCCTGGCTCGTTAGCCTTTTCTGTCACACTCTTCACAATTTTCGGCTTCTTCAGTATGGGAGTGTTGATGCTACGTCGGAGACCGTCCATAGGTGGTGA